CATTATAATAAATCCACCAAACATTAACTTCTGTTATATCTTTATTCTCATTGGTTGGAACCAAAAACATCCAAAACATACACATAAACCTTTTCAAATACACAGATATTTTTGATTTAACATATCTGACAGGCAACATTGCAGATGTCTACAGCTACACACTTACTTGCACAGTATAAAGTATACATGTTTGTACAGTATGTGTATCATCTTTGAAAGTTTGGTCATAAATGTTTACTTTTATTATCATCCAACAAAAAAGTTGAGACAAGTACATCAAATTATTTGTCTtccttcaaatgtatttttcttgttaTTATAGTTTCCTCAAATAAAGTTTCACTTCTGTCTTTAATATACTAAAATGATTAATTACAGTATTTATGTTTAGTTTAAAGTGCAGCTCCATATTTAAGTTGGTTATTGTTAGAAAGCTATGTATGTACTGTATGCATTGTTTTGTATGGATACATGTTATATGAATATAGAGTATGTGAGTATTTATCAAGTTACTTTGAGGTTTTACTTGTTTTGGTGGGCCCTAGTATTGTAGGTATTTTGATactatatgatttttttaagttaacctactccactcagtgaaacaaaagaaaataatttaaaatcagCTTGTGTTTGTATTCCAAATTGGTTTGAAAGCAGATCACCTTGTCTAATGAGGCCTCTAGTCAATACAATGGCAATCCAAGATAATGACAATCTGGCCCACTTTCTGTTCAACTGCAAATTGGTGTCAGGTCAGATGAGGCCTCAAGTTAAACTAATGGGAAGAAAAGGCAACGTGAAACTGCAACTCGTTCAAATTTAGGAGTGATAAATGAAGCCTGATTGGGCATCAAACCAATCCAACAGCAGTTCATGGCAAAGGGAATCTGGAACCATTGTGCTAACATAGTAAATTTGGTGTGGAAAAAGGCTCCAGTTCCATTTTGGTCCATGGTCTTGCCTTAAGTTATTGTAATCAAAATGTAAATTTTGACCAGTTTGTTATGAAACTTCACTTTCTGATTCAAGATCATATTTACAGTTGCTGGATAATGACTTGATGCCCCATCTGACATGAAATGGACAATGTAGAGAAATATTATCCACATTCAACTCAATTCACTACATTAATACAGTGGTCCAGACTCAGTTTGCCTTCAAAAGACTTTGGATTGACCTAAGGCACTGTCAGAGCTAAAatgtatgaggaaaaaaaatcttctttaaAAGCAGCAGTTTCTTGAGGCCCCATCAGAACTTACTCCTATTTTTTCCACCATGTATCACTTAGTAGTCCTGACGTTGATATCCAGTGGTACCATCAAAAACGCTGTCCCCTGCTTGTCCATTGCCTCCTCCGCCACTCTCCGGGTCATCATTGCCAAAGGAAGTGTAGGGTCCACTTCCACCCGCCGCATCCTGACTGGGGTCAGTGTACTCCTGTGAGAAAAGGGCCGAATCGGACCCCAGCTTGTACCTCTGGTAGCCCAGGAAGCCCAGCCCCGCCTTGGGGAGGCCGAGTGGTGTGTTTGGCGCAAGCGAAGATGCAAAGCAGAAGTGAAGGAGATGATATGTTAAAAGAAGAGAGATAAGAAAACATTGATTAGTTGGCTAGAAAAGCTGGAAAAGTTTATTAGTTGTTAGTCAGCGTCAGTAGTAGTTGTAAGTGTGTCCATTGAGTCTGGTCAAGCCACACCACACagctggacatgacctggatttgaacccaggaccccagagctgtgaggctgacgcactaaccacgcGCCTTTGTGAACTCACGCTCTAGAAAGAGAGCAATAGTCGGCCAGCAGCAAACCCAGGGGGCAGAAAGTAAGAGTTCTAGGTGACATCACCTGACCCCTTTATAGGCTTGCCCAAAAAATCCTGGGAGGCAAGACAAGGGAAAACTGTTTATTTCTATAACTCAGAGATTCAGCAGTCTATTGTTTTCAGTCTGTGCACGTTTTCAGCACCGATCTTCAAAAAGATTTTGTGTATGTAGAAACAAATCATCAAACTGACTGGGGTGCCTGTTTAAGCTTTGGGAAATGCTAAAATCATCTAATAAAAAGCTCAGTATTAGACAAGAGGTTGATGAGGCTGTGGTGGGAATAACTTTGTGTATTCCTCTTCAAAGGACACGTTCTTAAACTTCTCCATGGAGAACAGAGCCTGGGCACCCTGATGGAACAATATGCATATCATACACAGACATGAATCACACTCATTTAGTCACTACAGCCAACACCAAGATTTGATGTGAAAACTGCATATTAGCAAATACATTGGGTGGCTATATAAAAAGTTTGTCGTTGTAAATAAGTTAAGTTGTCATTGCTACAGTTCATTTTGCTACAACTACAAATTATTTTTGCCACTACTCACAAGTATACTTTCAACAACTAGTTATCTTTTGCACAACCACAAATTACTATTCTTCACATGTATTTATTACggtgacaatttttttctgtaccAACTTTACCTCTGGAGGCAGCTATTCAAATGCTGTTTTCTGTGCACGCATTCTCATGTTGCagggattgtttttttccttacatttaaaaaaaatgtaatgtaatgggTAGCAAATTCTaagctgttttatttttgttgcgtCTGGTTCTTGATTTCATGTCGCACATACACTACATTATTCTCAATGTCAAATTATTTAATCATTCTATTCAGCAGTCTACAATACTAAAAAGACAATCGAAGCTAGGGATGCATACCCAAGTAAAGATGGAGAAGAAGGAGAAGGTAATGGCAGCTCGGGCTGCATCTCCACGCTCTCTCAGTGGGTCGTCATCCTGGTTGGTTGCCTGCCACTGATTGGCCAGGAAGCAGAAACCCACGAACCACATGAACGACCAAAAGGCTGCAGGTGAGAAGAATGTGGAGTCACAGTTCTACAAAAACACAGGACTAAAATTCAAGATGCTTTctcataaaatattcatttgtcaGTAGGATGCTCAGTTGATTTACTGTTTAACAAATGCTGCGGTAATACCGTTTAAAAAGTACAACAAGAAGCCTGACAGTGTTTCAACTATAGGAATTGATGACACAATATGGCTTTCAAACTGATGAATTCCTCaacagtgtatatatattttcaggGAGGGTTTTCAAATGAGTATCACAGGTTGTTGTATAGTACTCACATCTTTTTGTCTTGGCTCATTATTTTTCACAGCCACACACTTTATGGCGGAACTCAGCCACTTGCAGTACAAGTTGGCAATATATGTGCTACTTTTATCACTATGTGGAGAGTAGTGCAAGAAAAAGAGACCAGGAGTACCTATCTTCATGTTGCAAAGTCAGATATGTCGCTGTACTTAGTGAATTTAAAAATTGTACCAAGACTAAAGGAAAGTGTGGTCCTCATGTTAGCAACAttctaaattacaaatttttctTGTGAATTTTGCTTGAATTCCAATCTAATATGAATATACGTATGTAGGTATGTAGTTTTGACTAGTTTTGActagtttttcttatttttacaacctaatcataaaaacattttctgtggTACACAAGAAGCAGTTCAAAACACCAAAAGATTAAATCAATATCCAACACAAACAAGGTTAACATTTTCTTATGTTCCTTAAAAACTCTTTCAGGTTCTCATATGGCccttagggaaaaaaataattggtctTAGCTGCCATGTTTGGAACAGGATTAGGCTTTTCAGTGCTTGTCCTTGTACCTGACACGCCAATGTCGGCCAGAACTGCCTTCTTGCGGTCTTTGACGCTGCTAATCTGCGGGAAGTAGACATCCAGGGCCAGGAAGGCCAAGCAGCACAGGAAGGCCATGGAGCCCATGAAGACGCCATAGTTGCAGGCATTCTGGTTCTGGTTGAAAATGCAGTACTCCTGCACCTCATTGGGTCTGTTTATGTAGCCCTCATTGGCGATGCAGGCAAAGATGACAATGGAGAAGAGCTGTagtgagagaaagaaaaaaggtgACTGAGATGCATTAATACTGCGTAAAGATGTAAAGATGTTTCCCAAACTGCACTCTTAAAATTTCAGATTAGAAGGGACTCCGCTCTAATTAAAACCAGTTATTTTGCAGCCCTTCACTTTGATGTTTGAGGCACTTATCTACAATTTTAGACATCTCTGCTAGTCTTTGTTTGTGTAATTTACCCAGCTGCtcctcttgtgtgtgtgtgtgcattgcaAATGAATGGCGcagacagaaaaagaaaaacagaacatCATTTGTGTAATACAATAACATAAAAATTACCATAGGGGCTTAAAGCGAGACGTATGGGCTAGTGTGTTAAAAGTGGGGTTTAAATTCAGGTTCTAAACTAGGTGTAggatttcaacattttgggggtGGGGGTCAAAGACTGTGTGAAAGGTATGCAGAGTGCATGACATTTCCTCGTCTCCATCTTTTCCCTTCCTCATCTCCTCTAGGACACGTACCAGCAACCTTTTTCATGAAGACGAGGCGAGGAGCCGATTGGCTGAGGGAAAGTGGAGGCAGAGAGGCGACGCTATTTATAGAGCATTGCCTGCATCATCGCCGCCATCATCGTCTCCCTTGTTACCGGACAGATGCACACGCGTCAAGACACAATCACAAATGTTGTGAAGGTTTTGAAAGAGTCAAGAGGACAACTGGCTCTGGGCAGGCATCTTTCATCCAATTAAAAAAGAGCACTTGTCTGGGAGCCTCGTCGCCTTCCATTGAAACCCTAATATGTTGAAAGCATAAACCTAATCTTAATTCTAAATGCAAATGCaaacaaatatacaaaatgTTAATGTAAAACCCCAACCCACTTTTGAAAATGTAACACCAGCTGGAAACTCTCCTTTGATACCTTGCCCATTGTTTTAAATCCTTATTTCAAACCCTAAGCAAGGCTTTAACAAAGCCCCCACTTTgaaaccctttttaaaaaagccctCCCTTGTTTAAAATCTTGACCCAAATATGACACTTACTTAAAATCCTACCTTTCAGGCCAATCTAAACATATAACACTAtagataaaataatgaaaaaggaaaattcCCAACTTTCTGGAACTAAACTAAGCTGACACATTCCTGGTTTCCTTTAATCCGAGCATGTGATGTTTTGGTCACATTCGTCTTTTCTTTCCAACGTACTGTCCCaagtacacacacatgcacacacacgcacacacacgcaaacacacacacacacaaaacattttttttttaaatcacaagaCTCCAGCAGGGATGAAAGGAAGCTCTGTTGAGGACTGCATGTAGACCTCTTGTCTCGTGACAATCAGAGAGATGGATGCTCATTTCTATGATATATAAAACACTATTTTGGCTTGAAAACCCTAATTGAAAGTACTGACATGAAATCTTAATCTGTTAAACCCTACCAAGGCCTGAAGAAATGATTTCTTGAACTAGctaacctagatttgaaccctaACCTTTGATAGAATCCTCAATATGTAATTCAAATTTTGCACTCAAACCCAAATGTGTAATCCCAACCAAGGTTTAAAGAGCAATCCTGTTTTGAAACCTTGACCATCACTTTTAAatcacattctgaaaaaaaaacaccacaatgtTAATTTGAGAGCCTAATCATTGTTTGTAACCCTATTTAAAAATCTTAACTTTGGCTTCAAATGCTAACTAAAAATCCTAAGACTCATTTAATACCTTAACGAAGGCGCAATGCATTGTATATAATGAGCAAGGCAGCCAGCGAGTAACACCTACGACCTCTTCTTACAGGTTACATGTTTCACACAGGTCACATGACTCAGTAAGCCACACAAGACACTATCACTGGGTTCAAACATGCAAATAGAACTGTGTGTAAAAATTCCGACATGTCTCCGCTAACAAATGCTTGCAAGCTGATGAGAGAATGTTGCTGAACCACACCACTCTTTGCTTTTGTGTTGCTACAGTCACCTGCATTCTCCAGCCAAACTACCAAACTAACTCTAGCCTTAATCCTAGTATGAATTTCACTATACAATATAATACATTGGCACACCCGTAAGCATTGGTGTATTTGCACGAATTGCGACGCCACGCTTTGAAACAGGTTTAATTTCAGCTGAGATGAAGAAAATGTgatgttattattatcattatttttttacactgtgAATTTTGAAAGCTTGTTATTAGCAGACTTCTTGAGATGAATTTCTAGATACAATATTTGTAGATTACTTTGCTCGttacacccacacccacacccacacacaatcACCCTCACATATTACACACCATTCCAATATTTCAGGCTTGAGGTGTTGCTATGGTTACTATTGTTGCTCTAGTCATATTCGAGGGGTATTATGGCATATACTCTGAGGCCGGTCATCTTTTCATAAAATTTCCATGCTATTCCTTCCTGATGTTCCTTTACTCACCAAGTAATCACTTAATATAAATTACATGGAATTTTATAAgtatataaatatgaaaaaaaggaaaactaaaAAGTATGAGACGGTTCACCTAATTACTGCTTGTTTTGATGATTAATAAGCATggcaaaagaggaaaaaagttaACACTAGGCACATAACTCACAACACAAATCCACACTACCCTCATAATCCTGCACACTTCATTGAGCAGTTACATGACTAAAGCATTACCTCAAAACACACTGAAAGTGGGTTTAAGAGAAATTCCTTCATTCCTACCAAGAAACAAGCCACCTGTCTTGAAAAcagtaaaacaacaacataaaggttgtaaacagcattttttcccctaaaatgcTACATTaattatacatataaataagATACAGTACTCTAAGACatgacattttttctttataaattgTTGGCaagtccaaaaataaaaacgacTGAAATCGTGCAGGAAAATAAAAGTAGAGCAactaattttattaatttataaatgtttcatttttttacatctaTAGGCACTTAGTTGCAGTCCTTAATCTATTCAAAGataagaaaacaacaattactgTGTTTATTGTGGAATATCACATGCAGTCTCCACTgccatatttgtttgtttactgcTGCCCTTCATTGTCACAGCAGTTATTCACTATAAAATGGCTAATTATGAGCTATATGTTTATGCGGAACTTACCCACGACACGATGCGCAATATAGTCTGAGGTTGCTGGAAGAAGGTGACCGGGTCGAAGGCTCCTCCGGCTTTCCCGGCTCCGTACGCTTGCATCCCTTCCATGGCACCCCCCGCCTGGGTTGATCCTCTCCTCCCCGGACTTACTGCTGGATCAAGCCCCAGACTAATCCTTCAAACTCGggttgtggttgttgttgttgttgttttatgatGATTATATTTAGTTAATTTAACCAAGAAAAATCTTGCTTTGAACGAACGGTACGCGTGATGGAAATCAACCGCTCCAAGAAGTGCGTGAACGCGCAAGCCAGTGTCACGCCTCGGACGCGCAAATCGGCCACGCGCACGTCCTCACATGAAGTCACGCGCTTGCTCGCCCACCCATGTTACTCTCTACTTTGGCTTTTTAAACATACGGTTAAGTTTAATTACATTTACTACATACAGCAAAATATAAAGATGGAATAAAGTTAACCATTGCCATTTCTTTTCCCCACTGGCGTGCTTTTATTTCGGTGGGTGGTTTAGCGCCCTCTTGTGGATACAGGAAAAgcgtaaaaacatgtttttgctaCTTTTGCGCAAATTCGAACAAGGATGATAATTAAAAATCCAAAACGTTGCATTTATGCTACGTATATGTCAGGAACAAGGAAATGTGTTGGTGCCCGGAAAAGTGACGCTAGGTACAAAACAAACAAGCTGCACAGGAAAATTAACTGATGACGACACTACTACGTATTTACGAGAGATTCGATGTAGCCAATGAGAGGCTTCCTTTTGGGGTTGCTAAGATACGTGTTGTGTTGGATTGTTGCCGTAgcgttttcaagaaaaaaaatgatgtaaatGCATTATAAATAAGATTAATCCTCTCTTTATTCACCCACTTTTGTCATGGTGAGGTTGAGGGCGAGGTGTCTTGTGGTCGGTACGTTACGTTTAACCATTTTTTACTTGTATAGCAAAGCAGAAACAAGCTAGCTGTTGTGCTAATGGTTTTTGCTagtattaatatgtattgttattattttgtttggTACCCTGCAGGAGATCCAGCAGTGGGTAAAAGTGCCCTCTCGCAGATGTTTCACAGTGATGGGACTCTCTTCCAAAAGAACTACAGCATGGTAAGAATGTGTCAGTTGATCATTGGAATTGAATAAAGTGAACGAATTGCCTAATTTTAtcaatttaatttttgtatTCGCCACTGAATTAGATTATCGTAAAAGTATTAGACTGTAGTCactacaggggtggccaagtctggtccgagagcccctatccagtctgttttacaCTGTTTTAAGTGTTAAAAAGTATGGTTGAAATAGGGGGACAGGTAGAATTACGTTAGTTTTTCTTTGAGGATTATCATTTATTGGAAGTGCCATTACATTAACATATATTTTACTTCAGTGAGTCTATGAGAAGCAATCATTACACTGAAAACTTGATGAGataatgttaggttcatccaattgtatgtttattccttaggtttttccaattcagctttcaataaaaaaggcatctgtagtcacatcccatttaattcttgcaagagagaatacatccggcagctcgccccacccaagattattctaaagagcggcattatgtcctgcctatttaaggcttcaaatcaaaacaattacaaggttatcgattccatttgcgtaagcaagaaacaaaacaattccatttgcgtaagcaagaaacaaaacaattccataatcaagcaacccaagcgtcaacctagcgtcacaaattaaaacaatatgcttgatagccatccgctgacccaacaacaatttaagcgtccttcaccgatcttcattgtgaactcgcatctggggaaaaggtcgacgcgtatcttccagtaatcagtcctcggagcaagaactcagtggattgttttatgtcctttgcttctgtcctggagagcgaccttggcgtaggcgtttgtcttcgttggaagcgatcaacacatataactatattgtttaatatagttacacatttaggatgagcattactattcctaataagcaaatatattgattaatatagtaagcatgtatattataaggctttatattcattgcaaacacatttataataataattaccccaacattcccccctatattataaatttgcacatgatccccttaataaaacttcctttcagctttattccattaattccaaatgaacatatagtaacatcccagaataaacccaacagataATTAAGCTCAGGTGTTCTGAGGATGCCGATTGCAATGATTCACAACAGCAGGgctggccaagtccagtcctcaagaacccctattcagtctgttttccatatctcctgccaccaacacacctgaatcaaataatctggatgggtatgaagcttctggatagcttgctgattggattggattggataactttattcatcccgtattcaggaaatttcattgtgacagtagcaagaaaaggcatgagttgatcatttgattcaggtgtggtagaggtgGATGatttggaaaatagactggatagaggCCCACGGGGACCAGACCTGGCCACCGCTGACTTAGAATCAATCATGTCACTGGACAAGTACCTAAAAGACATGACTGTGCATACCACATCAAACTTGTCAAGatcccacccccaccccctgaCCCTCAGACCCTGAGACTTTTTAAGCCCCATGCGTATGTTCAACACTAATCTCATTACACTGCTCATCTCCCAATAACCTCCTTTCCATGGACACTCCCAAAGCGAAATAAATCAGCACATGTTATTGATTCCATCGGAATAGCCCTGAAACATGAAATTATTAAGGCCGACTATTGCCtgccatttctttttctttttttacaaattacttTTTGTTCTCTTGAGGGGCACTTAACATGTGTATGACAATTAGACGGACAGGCTTCAGCTGTGTTGAATCTGGTGGGGCTCCCGTGGGACAATTGGTAGAGCATGTCATCCAATCAGTCTAGGCTTATCAGTTCAAATCCTGACTCCCACTGTCTTTTGTCAACGTGTCCTTAGGCAAGACTCACACAAACCCCTACCATGTCATCAGCAACCTATTGGTTTAtgacttataactatgccttttcttgctactgtcacaatgaaatttcccgaatacgggatgaataaagttatccaatccaatccaatccaatctttgCTAAATATAACCTCTAACCCTTATAGAAAAAATATCTCTTCCCGCTGCTTCTGATATATCAAAAGTGACCACTGGGTTCATTTATTCCCTCCCTCGTCTTCCACGACACTTCTTTGTGGAGGCCAGCGAGGCTCAGCAGCCATTCCGCTCACATCTTCGTCCTTGTTGAAAATGTCAGATGGGCCGTTACCTATATACCCAGTGTATTTGGGCCTTCATTGGCATTCTAGAAAGAGGCTTCTGTGCGTCAGGGTAGCTCATTAGAGCGGCactgcagtgtgtgtgtgtgtgtgtgtctgttttgaaCTGTATGACGGGGATTCCTGCATTTCTTTttcaaacaaaatgtaaaaaaataatgatggaCACTTCAAAGGTCTTTTTTAATGTCAGGTTCTGGCCTCAGATGCTAAAATCACTTATTTCACAATGAACCAATAATCAAAATATTGGACCCCTATGTATTTTGATAATGGAGTCATTGGTTAGTTATTTTAACTAGAATTTATCCAACTTTTTATTTCAGCCTATAAAGCCAACATCAATATTTTTGTAGTATTTACCGATCTGTTCAGAACTCAACCTATTGGATATATCAatcattttttgtacattttctaAATTTCCAATTTGACATTATTTGGGCTGTTTTTGTATATGCTGGTTTGGACACCTCGTGCTGAAAACtcgtttctgtgtgtgtgtgtccctgtGGAAGAACACACATTGTCTAGCCACACAGAGAAAATGTTTACTCGACTTTTTAATTATCACGGTGGTTGTGTTTGTTTAACAGACAACAGGAGTGGAGCTGCTCATCAAAAGTGTCAATATCCCCGACAGCAGCGACAGTGTGGTGAGTTAGGTTTTTGTGTCTCTCTGGTAAACACCTGCTGCCAGGAAGCTGGGTAGTCATGCTCAACTGCTCAGATTACAATGAGAAGTCTTTTACAATCCATAATAATACAGATCTGGGTAAATGAATCCCCCATTCTGCCCCGCTCCCCCCTCCGCAAAGCCCAAATTCagcattttgtgtttgtttaggTTAATAGGGAGGTCTACAAATATTCTCAAAATGCCCTAATTATGACCCAAATGTAATCT
The Stigmatopora argus isolate UIUO_Sarg chromosome 7, RoL_Sarg_1.0, whole genome shotgun sequence DNA segment above includes these coding regions:
- the LOC144077316 gene encoding synaptogyrin-1-like isoform X2 encodes the protein MEGMQAYGAGKAGGAFDPVTFFQQPQTILRIVSWLFSIVIFACIANEGYINRPNEVQEYCIFNQNQNACNYGVFMGSMAFLCCLAFLALDVYFPQISSVKDRKKAVLADIGVSAFWSFMWFVGFCFLANQWQATNQDDDPLRERGDAARAAITFSFFSIFTWGAQALFSMEKFKNVSFEEEYTKLFPPQPHQPLV
- the LOC144077316 gene encoding synaptogyrin-1-like isoform X1 — translated: MEGMQAYGAGKAGGAFDPVTFFQQPQTILRIVSWLFSIVIFACIANEGYINRPNEVQEYCIFNQNQNACNYGVFMGSMAFLCCLAFLALDVYFPQISSVKDRKKAVLADIGVSAFWSFMWFVGFCFLANQWQATNQDDDPLRERGDAARAAITFSFFSIFTWAGLGFLGYQRYKLGSDSALFSQEYTDPSQDAAGGSGPYTSFGNDDPESGGGGNGQAGDSVFDGTTGYQRQDY